gtagttcaacacagctGGCGGGGCCCAGTCTGGGGGAGGGAGTGTTCTAATATCTGCCGGCTGATCTCCTTTGCGGCATTTTTGCTTCCTGAAGGCTTTGAAATCTTTCCAAATTAAACTCCAAATTTGTCCCGCCCTGATTGACCATTCCTTTGCTGCGACTAATGGATCTATGAGGTcagcagcctgtgtgtgtgtatggggttgTCAAACGGGTACTGGGCAataattctggggtggggtgggggaaaaacgCCCTCCCCGCTGGATACGCCGTAGGAGAGACTCCGACACCCATGCGCGTGGGCAtggaaagaaagggggccacGAAAAGACGTGCATCGAAATGAAACCTGCGAGTTCGTTGGCAGAATCTATCTGGCTGCCCACGGTTGGAAGCAGGGTGCTGGGCTAGAGGAACGAACACCCGCCCCCTCGGCCTGATCCATCAGCCAGCTTTCTGTTAAGAGAGCGGTGGCTGTCCGGAGGCAGGCccgggcactctgcacatgccacAGGCGCTCTTGCCCCTCCCCGCCTCCACCCACTCCCGGTTCCCGTTCTTACTCAGCTGGTTTCGGCCTTGGATGTAGTGGAAGAGCCGCCAGAAGCTCTTGACGACGGACGGGAGGTAGGCGGAGCCGTTCACACGTGTCCCAACCCAGGTCGAGGCGGGGTAGAGCCGGGCCTgcggaaggagaggaggagggaagcgGCGGCGCCGGGGCTCCGCCTAGCTAGGACGgggctcttctccccccacccccggctctaGGCTCACCTCGTAGCCGGATTCGGCGCAGACGAGCGTGTAGTCGAAGCACTCCCGACCCTCCTTGCACGGGGGAGGCTCATTCCTGAAAGGGCGCGGGGGGGGGCACGACAGAAGGGGGCTCCAATTAGAGAGCGCAGCCCCCCTCCCTTGGCTTACGGCCCCGAACTTTGTGCTGGCGGTGGGGAACGCGCTTCAGCGGAGACCGCCTTcccagacgggggtggggggcacctgtGGGTTTCATGAACCCCCCCCCCGAGGACTGGCACGGGGCTGACTCCATGGGGCGCGGAGTTTTAtgccacaccccacacccccacgCGCTAACCCGTGGCTGGGTGTCTGAAGGCTCTGCTTCCCAGGCCCGTCCAGCGGCCGCAGACACGTGTCGGGGGACGGAGCGGGCGCGCACCGAGTGGGGCCCCGGGCGATGCGGGGCTCTTCCCGATGGCCTGCCCGGACCGTCCGTCCAAGCGTGGCCGCCTGGACACGCAGCAACAGCCAAACCCTCGTGCGCGTTACAGAGGCGTGCAGCgagcgccccctccccaccaccagacCCACCTCGCGGGGCTGTTGTTTCAGGGGCAGGGGCGAGGTCTCGCCCAGAATTGGCACACGCGAACTGGGCCATGGGACGAGGGTTAGGGGAGCTCGCTGCCCCACCCGAGGGGGCACCAAAGAGCCGGCAGCCTGGATTTACCTGGACAGGGGGGAGGGTTCTGCCCGCGTCCCCACATGAAGTAGTGGGGCAGCCCCAAACccggaacaccccccccccgaaattgCCTCTGTGGCCACCCGGGCTGGGGAACCTCCCACCAGATGTCCACCCCACAGGCCCCCGTGTGCGAGTGTGGGTCCCAAGACCTCCTGTGGAGCGAAGAAGGGGGCAGTGAGGGCAGGGCCTTTCCGGGGGCGGGGCTGCAGATGTCTACCCATCTTATTGAGGGGGGGGGATTGCGGAGCTTGATTTGAACTAAACCAGCTGCAGCTCTCAAAGGAGTTTTAAAAGGCCGCGCTCAGTCTCTCCCTCTCCAGGCCTTtgttcgtggggggggggggaagaagagttTGCCCCCTCCCAGCTCCCCCTTTTCTCCTGGCTTACCTCTCCGCTCCGGCCCCCGGCCACACCAGGAGCAGCACCAGAGCAGCCGCAGCTTCCGGGCGTAGCATTTTGGGGGTGCTGTAGGCGGGAGAGGGGTCTCGGGTTAAGGTAGCCCCCCCACAGAGCTCCCATCTCCCCCAAGCCACTAAGGCCCcgcgcccctccctccctccctctctcccacacacTTGCCCTAGATGCAGGGCTCAATGGATCAGGCTCTTATCCTCCCGGGGACGCCGCTTCTCGGTCTGCCTCCCCGTCCCGCAGCTCCCAATTTAAAGGCatgttccctcccccctccctccccacgggGAACTGGTTATGaaaccccctaccccaccccgggCGCAGGGCCAGGAATGCCGCATTGTGTAAGGGGGTTTTGTAacctggaaaaaaacaaaactctgacgcagctgccccccccccaacccctccaAGGGGTTatttggggacggggggggggagcgagcgACATGGACAAAGATAGAAACAGGGAGGGGCTCAAACGGATCAATAAATATTTATAgagaatatttgttttttaaaaggcccaAACCAAATAGTTACAAAAATCCCAAAATAAACTTGAGCCCGACAGAATGGGATgcacagatggggggggggggggagacacacagCGAGAAGGGGGTCAGCTAGGTGGAGGGGGGGACGACTGATAAACTAACAGGGGCTGCTGagacacagccccccccccccgcgggtCCCGGATCACAGCCTCCGCCTATGGGAGCCAGCAGAGGGGGTGTCGGGCCGGATTCCGGGCGCACACAAGGCCTCCTATTCTATCTCACAGTGGCCCATTACGCTACCAGCTGCGCATGCCATTGCACAACAGGTTGCGCAAGAGTGCCGTGCAACCTGCGCCAGCACAATGGGTTTTGGGTGGGATCCGTCCTTTTGCCAATTTCCGCCAGCACAAAAAAGGGCGTTCTGGTGCACTGAGAGACAATTTTATAAGGGCTTATTTAAATTTCTCATCAACACCACCTCCAGGGAATGTGCCCCCAGATCACCtcaaatcccccccacccacactaTGCGTGTTCTcatactgtgggggggggggaatgggaggggTTTGCACCATGTAGGGAGGGGAGAGTTaactctttccttcccacccttcaaaatgtgtcccccccccaggGGGGGCCTGGCGATTAAACTGCGAAAGATAAACCTTCCACTGGCACCAATGGAGACTCCGGGCCTCTGGGAAGagatatggggtggggtggggggcacttggTCCAGGCCTAGCAACACTCCCGGGAGCCACTAAAAGGGCGGGTGGGGAGTGGGAGACCCTTCCACACCCCTCGTAAGACTGGCAGGTGTAAAGAGCACCTTTTCAGAAGTTAAGAAAGGGATTCCACAAGGGGATTccacacctgcctccccccccccatctctacaGGCACAATCTCCACACCACAGACGCGCTCGCGGGAACACCGCCCCCACCCAGGCCCTCCGCCCGCCTTGCTCCGTGACGTCCACACtggctccccgccccccaatgaGGGTCTCTTGCCAGGATTGAACCCGGCCCCTTCAGCACGCAAAGCACAGGCTCCTTGGCCACTGagctactggggggggggggggacgacacacacaacctccctcgACACTCCCACAGGACTGACTGACAGCAGGGACCCCCTGTGACACCCCTAACTAAACAgcacacagagggagagggggtATTTAGTGTTCAGGACCCTCAGAAGTGAgacagttctctctctctgcccccacccccagcccccaaacATACACAGACATCAACTCAGAACAGAGAAATTTCAGGTGAGGGTGGGCAGGGGTCTTGCCAGTGTCCAGAGCCCCTTAGGGTGCAAAACCCtaaaaccgggggggggaggggaagccaggGCCCTCCCGTCCCACAAGTCTCCTGTGTTCGGGCCAGTGCATGATGGGAGAGGGGCACCATGCCAAGTGGTCCACCAGGcccccgggggggggagggagaaggaaggaggaggagccgcctCCCCTCAAGGCCTGTCCAGGGGCAGGCGAGGTCCCCGGGGCTGTCAGGCCAGAGGTGGGCCGTGGTGGACGGTGCCCCGGGGGGCCCAGTGCGCTTTGGAGAGGTCCCGGCCTGGGGGCGCGGCGCTCTTGGCCCCTTGCGGCTCCCCGCccagccccccgccccactcGGCGTCCCCGCTGATCCGGGAGGGCGACGCCTCCTTCTTGACGCCCCCCGAGAGGCCGCCCGCcgcgcccccctccccgcccaggcGGTGGCGCCGCTCGCAGTGGCCCTTGTGGCGCATGAAGCTGTCCCGCCACATGAACTTCTTGGCGCAGACGTCGCACTCGTAGGGCTTGAGGCCCGTGTGGGTCTTCATGTGCTCCGTCAGGTGGTGCTTCATCTTGAACTTCTTGTTGCAGACGGGGCAGTCGAAGGGGCGCAGGTTCAGGTGCATGTTCACGTGCCGGTCGCGCATGCTCTTGTGGGAGAAGGCCTTGCCGCAGTGGCACATGAAGATCTTGTTGCCGTCGCCCGCGCCGCCCGCCAGCTGCACCGCCCCGTGCTCCACGGGCGCCTGCGGGGGGAAGACCACGATCTGGTTGCCCTGCATGTCCATGGGCATCAGTGCGCGCTGGCCGAAGGGGCCGGGCAGCGCCGCCGGCGCCTCCTCCAGGCCCTCGTAGGGCGAGCAGGAGGAGAAGCCCTCCGAGGACTCGCAGAAGTTGACCTGCTCCTCCAGCCGGGGGCTGCCGCCGCCCCCAGGCCCCCCGCTCAAGGTGCGCACGTCGATGATGCTGAGGGGAGCGGCCTCGGTGGGCGCCCCGCCGGCCCCCGCCGCCCCCTCCACAGGGTCCTCGTCCTCCTCGCAGGTCAGCACCAGGTCCTCCTGGGCGCCCCCTCCCCGCTCCTTCTTGACGAAGACCCACTGCTTCTGGGGCATGATGCTGGGCCGCGCGTAGGCTGGCCGGCGCCCCTCGCTGCTGGCCGGCTCCCCGCAGTCACTGGCCTCGTCGTCCGTCTCCAGGATGAACTTGCTGCCCCCGGCGAAGGGGTCGGGGCCGCGGGGGCCCCCCTTCTCGGCTTGGAagaccaccccctcctcctcgcGCTCCTCCGAGCCCTCGGCTGCCAGGGCCCCCCGGGGGGTGTACTTGCCCGGCTCGGGCGCCCCCTCGCCCGAGTCCCGGGGGCTGAagtagttgctgctgctgggCGACTGGTTGTCGCTGGTGCGGCTGGAGTGGAcccgagaggaggaggaggaggagggggcggccGCCAGGCCCAGCAGGGCCCCCCGGCGCTCCTTGAGCAGCTCCGTGCAGCGGTCCACGATGTGCCACATCTGCAGGACGCTGCCCACCGTCAGGTAGTTGACGATCTCGTCGGCCGCCATGCTCAGCTTGCCCGTGTAGGCCGAGCCCAGCACCGTCTCGAAGGCCACGGGGTCCATGACGCTGGGCAGCACGATGGAGGTCATGTTCTTGAGCAGCACCTGGTCGTGGAAGTAAGGCGAGGAGGCCGCCAGCACTGCCCGGTGGGCCCGGAAGACCCGGCCCTGGACGTGGATGGCGATGTCGCACAGCTTGCCCTCCACCCGCTGCTGGTTCAGGTTCTCCAGCAGGGCGCTGGTCACTTCAGGGAAGTCCACGTGGACGATGGCCAggccggaggaagaggaggggtccATGGCGCTCAGGGGGCCGGGCGGTCCTACGAGACAGGAAGGCGTTAAGGAGCACAGCCAGGGCCACACATCCGTCTGCTGGCGCTCCGTGGACTCTGAGCCCACGGAAGCGTCTACCGGGGGTGGGCAGAggcccaatccagccttccaagGTTTCCCCAAATCCCCCCAACCCTTTCCACGGTCCGTGGCCCGTTTCCCTCCCCGTTCTCtgaggctgaaatgcctctcttcctcctcctccttctcctcctcctcctcctcctcc
This window of the Elgaria multicarinata webbii isolate HBS135686 ecotype San Diego chromosome 3, rElgMul1.1.pri, whole genome shotgun sequence genome carries:
- the ZBTB22 gene encoding zinc finger and BTB domain-containing protein 22 produces the protein MDPSSSSGLAIVHVDFPEVTSALLENLNQQRVEGKLCDIAIHVQGRVFRAHRAVLAASSPYFHDQVLLKNMTSIVLPSVMDPVAFETVLGSAYTGKLSMAADEIVNYLTVGSVLQMWHIVDRCTELLKERRGALLGLAAAPSSSSSSRVHSSRTSDNQSPSSSNYFSPRDSGEGAPEPGKYTPRGALAAEGSEEREEEGVVFQAEKGGPRGPDPFAGGSKFILETDDEASDCGEPASSEGRRPAYARPSIMPQKQWVFVKKERGGGAQEDLVLTCEEDEDPVEGAAGAGGAPTEAAPLSIIDVRTLSGGPGGGGSPRLEEQVNFCESSEGFSSCSPYEGLEEAPAALPGPFGQRALMPMDMQGNQIVVFPPQAPVEHGAVQLAGGAGDGNKIFMCHCGKAFSHKSMRDRHVNMHLNLRPFDCPVCNKKFKMKHHLTEHMKTHTGLKPYECDVCAKKFMWRDSFMRHKGHCERRHRLGGEGGAAGGLSGGVKKEASPSRISGDAEWGGGLGGEPQGAKSAAPPGRDLSKAHWAPRGTVHHGPPLA